Proteins found in one Micromonospora sp. WMMD1082 genomic segment:
- a CDS encoding copper resistance protein CopC, which yields MATRTRVAALLGLMLATLCAALGPAGPAAAHAVVVATTPQRDEVLGYAPREVLVTFSETIAVVPGRVQVLAPDGKRINVGEPEVRDRTLRIALRPADRPLGTYLVSYRVVSADSHPVAGSFTFAAGAPSATPLALAEPESESPAGTLMPAAKYTGYLGLLLAVGPPLLAATMWPRRRSRRGATVTALLGLGLVAAGTLGTWVGQAAQVVGAPVGQLSPADLRAVADSDVGVVLAVRLTLVGLAAALLPGVVRGTAGRTRAGALAVVGLAGMVTWPLAGHPVASPLPPVSIVLSTLHIVGVTVWLGGLLALSLFLLRGSHERVLARILPAWSRVATLAVAWLLAAGLGQAAIELGRPSALLGSIYGQLLCAKAGLLAGILVVAAGQRRLIRRQAAAGQPRRIARAAGLELAATAVALALTAMLVQTPPGRTAGTTADGATREGVAQSLTTDLFTLQFDVYPAAAGTANSLHAYVYTPQAKELPVAEWTITAALPAAGIEPVTVEVEALEPHHGSAEIHFPVAGDWTLRVTARTSEIDRSTVTTTVTIR from the coding sequence ATGGCTACCCGCACCCGAGTCGCTGCGCTGCTCGGGCTGATGCTGGCCACCCTGTGCGCCGCCCTGGGCCCCGCCGGCCCAGCGGCGGCGCACGCCGTCGTGGTGGCCACCACCCCGCAGCGCGACGAGGTGCTCGGGTACGCGCCGCGCGAGGTGCTGGTGACCTTCAGCGAGACGATCGCTGTGGTCCCGGGCCGGGTGCAGGTCCTCGCACCCGACGGCAAGCGGATCAACGTCGGGGAGCCGGAGGTCCGGGACCGGACCCTGCGGATCGCCCTGCGCCCCGCCGACCGTCCGCTCGGCACCTACCTGGTCAGCTACCGCGTCGTCTCGGCGGACAGCCATCCGGTCGCCGGCAGCTTCACCTTTGCCGCCGGGGCACCATCGGCGACCCCGCTGGCGCTTGCCGAGCCCGAGTCCGAGTCCCCCGCCGGGACGCTGATGCCGGCGGCGAAGTACACCGGGTACCTGGGCCTGCTCCTGGCTGTCGGCCCGCCGTTGCTCGCGGCGACCATGTGGCCCCGCCGGCGCTCCCGCCGGGGCGCGACGGTCACGGCGCTGCTCGGGCTCGGCCTGGTCGCCGCCGGCACGCTCGGCACCTGGGTCGGCCAGGCGGCCCAGGTGGTCGGCGCCCCCGTCGGGCAGCTCTCCCCGGCCGACCTGCGCGCGGTCGCGGACAGCGACGTCGGGGTGGTGCTGGCCGTACGGCTGACGCTGGTCGGGCTGGCCGCGGCGCTGCTGCCGGGGGTCGTGCGGGGCACCGCCGGCCGGACCCGTGCCGGCGCGCTGGCGGTGGTGGGCCTGGCCGGGATGGTCACCTGGCCGCTGGCCGGGCATCCGGTCGCCTCACCGCTGCCGCCGGTGAGCATCGTGCTGAGCACCCTGCACATCGTCGGGGTGACCGTCTGGCTGGGCGGGCTGCTCGCCCTCAGCCTGTTCCTGCTCCGGGGCAGCCACGAACGCGTCCTCGCCCGAATCCTGCCCGCCTGGTCACGGGTGGCCACCCTCGCGGTGGCCTGGCTGCTGGCCGCCGGGCTCGGTCAGGCCGCGATCGAACTCGGCCGGCCCTCGGCCCTGCTCGGCAGCATCTACGGCCAACTGCTCTGCGCCAAGGCCGGGCTGCTGGCCGGGATCCTGGTCGTCGCGGCCGGGCAGCGGCGGCTGATCCGCCGGCAGGCCGCCGCCGGTCAACCCCGGCGGATCGCCCGGGCGGCCGGGCTCGAACTCGCCGCGACGGCGGTGGCGCTGGCGCTGACCGCGATGCTCGTGCAGACCCCGCCGGGTCGCACCGCCGGCACCACGGCCGACGGTGCGACCCGGGAGGGTGTCGCGCAGTCGCTCACCACCGACCTGTTCACGCTCCAGTTCGACGTCTACCCGGCGGCCGCCGGCACCGCGAACAGCCTGCACGCCTACGTCTACACGCCGCAGGCGAAGGAACTGCCGGTGGCGGAGTGGACCATCACGGCCGCCCTGCCGGCGGCCGGTATCGAGCCGGTCACCGTCGAGGTCGAGGCGCTGGAGCCGCACCACGGCAGCGCCGAGATCCACTTCCCGGTCGCCGGTGACTGGACGCTGCGCGTCACCGCCCGGACCAGCGAGATCGACCGCTCCACCGTCACCACGACGGTGACCATCCGCTGA
- the tsaD gene encoding tRNA (adenosine(37)-N6)-threonylcarbamoyltransferase complex transferase subunit TsaD, whose product MADEPLILGIETSCDETGVGIVRGHTLLADALASSVDQHARFGGVVPEVASRAHLEAIVPTMERALSEAGVTLADIDAIAVTAGPGLAGALLVGVAAAKGYAVAAEKPVYGVNHLAAHVAVDTLEHGPLPEPVIALLVSGGHSSLLQVDDLARGVTPLGATIDDAAGEAFDKVARLLGLPFPGGPYIDREARAGDPAAIAFPRGLTAAKDLAAHRYDFSFSGLKTAVARWVEARQRSGEPVPVADVAASFQEAVCDVLVGKALDACRTSGVETLVIGGGVAANSRLRALAEQRAARHGILVRVPRPGLCTDNGAMVAALGAHLVASGVAPSRLDLPADSAMPLTTVSV is encoded by the coding sequence ATGGCTGACGAACCACTGATCCTCGGCATCGAGACCTCGTGCGACGAGACCGGTGTCGGCATCGTACGCGGCCACACGCTGCTCGCCGACGCCCTCGCGTCCAGCGTGGACCAGCATGCCCGGTTCGGTGGGGTGGTGCCCGAGGTGGCCAGCCGGGCGCACCTGGAGGCCATCGTGCCGACCATGGAGCGGGCGCTGTCCGAGGCGGGCGTGACCCTCGCCGACATCGACGCGATCGCGGTCACCGCCGGCCCGGGCCTGGCCGGGGCGCTGCTGGTCGGGGTGGCGGCGGCCAAGGGGTACGCGGTCGCCGCCGAGAAGCCGGTCTACGGCGTCAACCATCTCGCCGCGCACGTCGCGGTGGACACCCTGGAGCACGGTCCGCTGCCCGAACCGGTGATCGCGCTGCTGGTCTCCGGCGGCCACTCGTCGCTGCTCCAGGTCGACGACCTGGCCCGGGGCGTGACGCCGCTGGGCGCCACCATCGATGACGCCGCCGGCGAGGCGTTCGACAAGGTCGCCCGCCTGCTGGGCCTGCCCTTCCCCGGCGGGCCGTACATCGACCGGGAGGCCCGGGCCGGTGACCCGGCGGCGATCGCGTTCCCGCGCGGGCTGACCGCCGCCAAGGATCTTGCCGCGCACCGCTACGACTTCTCCTTCTCCGGGTTGAAGACCGCGGTGGCGCGCTGGGTCGAGGCCCGGCAGCGGAGCGGCGAGCCGGTCCCGGTCGCCGACGTCGCCGCGTCCTTCCAGGAGGCGGTCTGCGACGTGCTGGTCGGCAAGGCGCTGGACGCCTGCCGGACCAGCGGCGTCGAGACCCTGGTGATCGGCGGGGGAGTGGCGGCCAACTCGCGGCTGCGAGCGCTGGCCGAGCAGCGGGCCGCCCGGCACGGCATCCTGGTCCGCGTTCCCCGGCCCGGCCTGTGCACCGACAACGGCGCGATGGTGGCGGCGCTCGGCGCGCACCTGGTCGCCTCGGGAGTCGCGCCGAGCCGGCTCGACCTGCCCGCCGATTCGGCCATGCCGCTGACCACGGTCAGCGTCTGA
- the rimI gene encoding ribosomal protein S18-alanine N-acetyltransferase, whose translation MTERQRAGPHLARFRWWHIDQVLPIEADLFGAEQWSAAMFWNELSHGHFYRVVTDDDGTVLGYAGLAVAPPDEAWVQNIAVRRDAQRRGIGRLLLEALLAEATRLGVRAVLLEVAADNAAAQLLYATYDFEPIGVRRGYYQPSNTDALVMQRLQD comes from the coding sequence ATGACCGAGCGACAGCGAGCGGGCCCGCACCTGGCCCGGTTCCGCTGGTGGCACATCGACCAGGTGCTGCCGATCGAGGCGGACCTCTTCGGCGCCGAGCAGTGGTCCGCGGCGATGTTCTGGAACGAACTGTCCCACGGGCACTTCTACCGGGTGGTGACCGACGACGACGGCACCGTGCTCGGCTACGCCGGGCTCGCCGTCGCCCCGCCCGACGAGGCGTGGGTGCAGAACATCGCGGTCCGGCGGGACGCGCAGCGCCGGGGGATCGGGCGGCTGCTGCTGGAGGCGCTGCTCGCCGAGGCCACCCGGCTCGGCGTCCGTGCCGTGCTGTTGGAGGTCGCCGCGGACAACGCAGCGGCCCAACTGCTCTACGCGACGTACGACTTCGAGCCGATCGGCGTGCGGCGCGGCTACTACCAACCGAGCAACACCGACGCGCTGGTGATGCAGCGCCTCCAGGACTGA